CTATCGGtgtatttttaagcctacaaaatagataaaacccAAAGTTTTAGAATCATGATAAtagttgaaataaataaataatatgtttaacatgatagttttgattaaatggtgagttgatacgttattattatgtttattaagttatgtttaattaatattagaaAGTGTTTAATTAGATGTCCAATGTCCAACAATGGGATGAGTCCAATAGTCCATGTTTAGTTGTGGTTCATGGTTCATGGTTCATGTTCAACATGATAAGGTATGTCCGGCAATGgtccatgtccaaataatatatatgtccAAGGGTGattcatgtccaaataatatgtGTCCAACAATGGTTTATGTCCAAGTAATATATGTCCATTGGTggtatatcaaattattaatatgtatgtttaTTATTAGTGAGACCATGTTTATTAAATGATGAGAAAATGGTAAAATGATAATGAGTTAACATATAATAATGTAATTTCAAAGATGGAGAAAACATtgacttatcttttatgtttctgACTCTAGCCGTGTAGCATCACTTTGTTCTTCATGTGATTTGTGGCTCTAGTCTTATAGCGTTAATGAGCTAATAAGATTCCAGCAGTATAATGACATTAGTTGATGGTATGAtaataatgaacaaaatataCTTGATAATATtagtttgaaggtaaaatataaTGACTTATCTTCATAGTTTGGAGCTTCAGTCGTAGGACAACAGTGGACTTAGACATTTCAGCAGTGTGATATAATGAGTCCAGCGGTACAATAGGATATCATGAGTCCTTCCATGGCAACTTCatgattgaaggggaaaaattaGTGCAattggagggagagagagtatgtccAGCTGTGTGCATAGGTTGGTTAAGTTTATCCCCTTTCATCATACACTTAAATGATTTTCCTCATGTAatactcttttagtttttagtcaaaTATGAGTGATATTGCCTTCCATAAGAAGGACTTTtgattttataagtttttgccTTTCATAAGAAAACGGCTTCTGTTAATAAGTTCTTGGAAGAGTGTTTGAGTTGTTTTAAGATATGTGGAGATGGaaagaaatatgtatatattgtgagatatggtatttgtaatatgtatgGGAATTATATGTAGATATTTTGTTGTACATGGATCTTGTATATGTATACTTTGTAAGACATGGAGCTTAGAGATATATGAGAAGTATGTATGGGTATTTTGTGAGGAatgtgttttgtaaaataaattgaagtaTGAGATAGATAAATGAATGTTAAATGTAGTAAAGGCTGCTGCCGGgattattttttgcattatgacattggttatgttgctttctaagaaTGAAGATTTtgtatgaaaaataaagaatgagatggagATGTATTTTGGACAgcaaaaatgatgaagtttcAGAATAATGGAGTGTGGAAAAGATGGATAATGGATAATGGTATGTTGTaacatgtgtgttgtgttgttatCTATGAAAAGAGATTTTGTAAAAGGGATGAAGAAAGATATGGAGATCTTTAAGAGATATGGTAGCAAAATGAATGGAGTTTCAGAATATTGAAGATGAAAGAGGGCTAGTGTGTAATGCTGTGTTCTAAGAAGAGATATTTTTATAAGGGAGATGGAGAGGtgtaaaaatgtgtattttgCAGCAAAAATGAGTAAAGTTTCTGCATAAGAGGGTGAGATGGATCAGAGAGGGAGATCAAAGAGAGGGGTCAAAGAGGATAGATTAGAGAGAGAGGGTTGGATCAGAGAGATCAAAGAGGGCCCCCTTGGTGTGTGGCTTAGTCCTCTTTTTATAGAGCCAAGCTATGTAACTAAATCAGAACTAGTTGAAAGGAAGCTTAGCAAATCAGGAAAAAACTTTGACAAACTAAgtggtcttttgtttttttggccaGAAGAAGAAAGTTTGAGACTTAATGGCTGAAGTTATAGCTGTAACAACTGTCAATCATAGCTATTACAGTTGGATGATGTCATCCGAATGACATCATTTGCTTGGAGGAAAGTATTTagcattaaattcatgatttgaCTAAAGATGATGAGATAAGTTTTATGAGATTTTTCTGGTACCATAGCTAGAGCTACTGCAGAATGTGTTGGAACTGTTTCAGTTTCTGCAGAAGCTGTTTGCAACTTCCGCTGGAgctgtttttggtgttttcgaCTAAGTTTTCTTTCttggaaaatatatttgatgaagttttagaaATGTAATCAtggtctttttgtattttaaccaaatcttggaaAGTAAGGAGAGCATtttaatgctagatatgagatattaatatatatttagccatgtgcttggaattgatttatatgaaaataatgatatgatataattatattttaaaacttatattatatgataaacattaatttttatataaagagTATGgagagttttatcattttaagtatTATGTGATATGAGAGGTTTACCCAAATATTACCTATTACATACTGACCCGTCAGAGTTCAGGGAATTGAGAAAGACACGCTAAGCAACATGAtttcctttatcaactttgaaccactagagctttactgaacatacttcttggtcatccaaaccacgactcccaaaaTTCCCCTAATAAGACTCATGAGCTTagatcatgagccaaaaatgagatgatgtgcCATGAGCTTGAACACGGGTTTTGAcgtttttttgtgtaaatataggctcttttgggctttaaaagaggtttttccaaaatccatgataatgtttgttagggttttttttttttacacctaattttatttgagtaccacctatttatcttcaaacaccactaataagttattgggttttcccaaatattttttttgttctattattatgttaatcacaaatgtTTTATATCTTATTATCTAAATTGAGTTATGATATAAAACATCGcaaaaaaacccaattctcattggcaatatcaaaaacccaattttaaCCCCTATTAAGCTTTCTTTAAGCTCCTTAAGCTCTCTTAAGCTCACTCACAACCTTTCTCTGCCTATAGTCACCATAACACCAGCATTCACTACCTTGCTTACACCTTCCTACTCCATAAACGTCCCATAACTGACCAGGACAACCACTCTCTCTGAAACCTTTGGTTTACTTACTACTTTGCTCATGATTTAGCTTTCCTTAAGCTCACCACTCATCATCTTTAGCTTACACTCATCTAATCTCAAATATTTTTCTCACCCCTCTACACAACCATAGCTCAAAAATGTCCTCCAACTAGACACAAATGGCCCATTACTCACAAAAAGCTTCAATCTCAATGTTAATCCCATCTCACTCACTCAAAAATAGCCCACATTcacctcattcatgccttataatTATACACTaaccaaaattttagtttaatacttgctgcactgagctggggatctttctcttccttcattcgatcctatttttcctcttttatttgtaactatggagcctttaatcattgtttattattatgatgaagaatataatgtatttgtaacaattgaatttttccctcacaattgatgtaatgatggttgaaagtactataaattcATTTTACCAAGACACACAAGGACCCCCAGGAGTGaacattttccaaaatttatttaatcattgactGCTGGACTCTAAGTATAATTTCACCCCTACCGCTGGAGATAATATTATACCGCTAGAGAACTGATTTAAACTATGACGCCATAAAAAGACTAgtaatataacaaactaacaatacTAACATGTTTATTGGgctttattgttgtcttcttgttagGGTGCAGCCTCTATCTCTTGCTTGGGTGGACTTACACCAcaccgatagcctttgggctttatttcaagggccCATCGTTGAGTTTCGGCTTGACTACCCCATATTCTATTTGGGAACATCAAAAATTTTCCCCTCAACAATGTTGACATGGTGCAGGTTGCCAATGAAATGAAGTCATGTggtgtaaaaaaattttcctcaacAAAGGTTTATGGCGGAAATTCTTTgaggctttggaggcttgaattcATAGAGTTTCACCAATTTCTGGTTTCTTGAAGTTTTTGGAggtttttgagcttgattttAGCAAACTTTAAGATAGGCAGGTAGTTTGGACgattttgttttgaatgttTTTTGTGTTCGAGGTTGAAGTTCTTAGAGACTTTAGAGCTTGATTCCAACAAAGCTTCTATATTTCTAAATCTTCTTTGATGCTGCATGTGCTCTAGATGTCTTGGTGTCTTCCAAGATCTCTCCCAAGATGTCTTGATGTGTATTCCAAGATGTGTTGGTGTGTTGAAATGCCTTAGGAagtcttctatttataggagtttgggggtGGTAAGTGACACGTGGTGAAATTTGATTGGTAACATGTGTCATAGTCTGATTGGAGGAGCTTTAAGAATTTTTCTCCAAGATACGTGGCATCTTTTGATTGGCCGAAATGTCTTGATTTTCAAGATGACACATGTCAACACCCGATTGGATTGCTAATGTCATTACTTACACGCACTGGGCTGCTTATGTTATTGCTTACACACATCGATgtatgattggtttttgcatgctTTTTGTGTCTTTATTTCAACAATACTTGACAAATTTCTGTTGGTTTATGAACAATAATAGTAAAACCTAGTAGCAATACGTAGCTTTTTATAATTGATCATACTTTGTGAACTTAGTAATATAATGTGTCAGTTTGTAATAGGTTGAGAATTTTCCGTCTCAACAAAAGAATTATGTTGAAATTGTTAATTTCACTACGAGAAACTGtttaaattttctcttaaaCTTCCATGAATCAAGATAATcgaaattaacaaaatttggtGCAGCTAGTTACCGTTAGTACCTTCCACAAATTGCTTTTAGTGTTACCCATTTTAGCGAGTGAAAATGGCTGTACGAATTTAAGGACATAAATATACATGTATCAATAATCAGCCTATAGAATTTCtagatttagaaaataaatagaattCACCCTGAAATGTGATTCAGGTTCACAATCAGATACTATCAGTTCCGTTATTTAcgataataaatatttaaaaaatcggATACTTCCAAAATTCAGACAGAATCTCTGTATCCCCATTGGAAGATCCCCcatacccaaaaaattaaaattaaaaataaaataaataaaacacgtGCCTACTATTTAGCGACAGTTGTATAAAGCCGGGGCCCACTATCTAGCCCTTTGTGAGATCTAACACTCTCAATACCATCCACACGCCGCCACTCTCTACTTCTCTccattcactctctctctctctccctctcagaAAATGGCTTCGGCTACTTCACTGTTTTACTCTTCTCTCACTCCTAAACCCAAACTGGTTTACCAGAACCCCGTACCCAAACACCGCCCTTCACTACTTATTGTATCCAGCGCCACCAACGACAACAACTCGGCTCCGCCGACGGCTTTGAAAAAGCGCCGCCCCGCCGACGAGAACATCAGGGAGGAGGCGCGGCGGCACCGACTCATCGACGGCGGATCCCCCTCTGAGTTCAGCGCCAAGTACGTCCCGTTCGGCGCGGGGAAGTACTCGGCCGAGTCGTACTCGCTCGACGAGATCGTGTACCGGAGTAACTCCGGCGGGCTCCTCGACGTCCAGCACGACATGGACGCGCTGAAGAGGTACGACGGCGCGTACTGGAGGTCGCTGTTTGACTCGCGCGTGGGGAAAACCACGTGGCCGTACGGCTCCGGCGTGTGGAGCAAGAAGGAGTGGGTACTACCGGAGATCGACCCGGACGACATCGTTTCGGCCTTCGAAGGCAACTCCAACCTCTTCTGGGCCGAGCGTTTCGGCAAAGAGTTCTTGAACATGAACGAACTTTGGGTTAAGCACTGTGGAATCAGCCACACCGGTAGCTTCAAAGACTTAGGCATGACCGTCTTGGTCAGCCAAGTCAACCGCCTCCGCAAACTCAATCGACCGGTCGTCGGAGTCGGCTGCGCTTCCACCGGCGACACGTCGGCAGCTTTATCGGCGTACTGCGCCTCCGCGGGAATTCCCTCCATAGTCTTCCTCCCGGCGAACAAAATCTCCATCGCGCAATTGGTTCAGCCGATCGCCAACGGCGCCTTCGTCCTCAGCATCGACACCGATTTCGACGGCTGTATGAAACTGATCCGAGAGGTCACGTCGGAGCTGCCGATTTACCTGGCCAACTCGCTGAACAGCTTGCGACTCGAGGGTCAAAAAACCGCGGCGATCGAGATTTTGCAGCAATTCGATTGGGAAGTTCCCGATTGGGTGATCGTACCGGGTGGCAA
This DNA window, taken from Quercus robur chromosome 2, dhQueRobu3.1, whole genome shotgun sequence, encodes the following:
- the LOC126714176 gene encoding threonine synthase 1, chloroplastic, yielding MASATSLFYSSLTPKPKLVYQNPVPKHRPSLLIVSSATNDNNSAPPTALKKRRPADENIREEARRHRLIDGGSPSEFSAKYVPFGAGKYSAESYSLDEIVYRSNSGGLLDVQHDMDALKRYDGAYWRSLFDSRVGKTTWPYGSGVWSKKEWVLPEIDPDDIVSAFEGNSNLFWAERFGKEFLNMNELWVKHCGISHTGSFKDLGMTVLVSQVNRLRKLNRPVVGVGCASTGDTSAALSAYCASAGIPSIVFLPANKISIAQLVQPIANGAFVLSIDTDFDGCMKLIREVTSELPIYLANSLNSLRLEGQKTAAIEILQQFDWEVPDWVIVPGGNLGNIYAFYKGFKMCEELGLVDRIPRLVCAQSANANPLYLYYKSGWKNFKPVTANSTFASAIQIGDPVSIERAVYALQNSDGIVEEATEEELMDAMAQADSTGMFICPHTGVALTALIKLRKSGVIGASDRTVVVSTAHGLKFTQSKVDYHSKAIDGMQCRFANPPVQVKDDFGAVMDLLQQYLKKGPKV